The stretch of DNA TTGCCATGCCCGAGTTCTTCCGAACGCTCGGCGTGCGCTGGGGAATGGGGGGTGGCCGATGAAGGCGATCAAGCGCCTCGCGCTGCTCGCGGTCAGCACGCTCGCCGTGGGCGTGGTCGTGCTAGTCGGGCAGCTATTCCCGAATACGCCGGCGGGCGAGCTCGCGAACGTGCTCGACGCCGGCTACGCCGCCTCTGCGCTCCGACTCGCGGTTCCGATCGCGTTCGCCGCGCTGGGCGGGATCTTCGCCGAGCGCAGCGGCGTGATCAACATCGGGCTCGAAGGGCTGCTCATCGTCGGCGCGTTCACCGGCGTCGCGGTCGCCCACTGGACGATCGGCGAGGGCGGCGTGAGCCTCGGGCCGGGGGTCGTGCTCCTGCTCGTGATCGCGGCACTGCTCGCGGTCGCCGGCGCGCTCCTGGGGCTGCTCGGCGACTCCCTCCGGGAGATCGCGATCCGCGGCGGCGGCGGCGTGCTCGCGGTCGCGGTGCTCGCCGGGCTCACGGTCCTGCTCGCGGGGCCGACGCTCGCGGCGACGTGGATCGCGTTCTACGTCGCGGTGCTCGTCAGCGGGGCGTTCTCGTTGCTGTTCGCGGTCGTCACGATCGAGTACCGCGCGGATCAGGTGATCGCGGGACTCGCGGTCTGGCTGATCGCGCTCGGGGCGGCCCCCTTCGCCAGCAACGTCATCTGGGGCAGCGTGAACTCGCCGGGCGTGGACACGCTCGGCACGTGGACGGTGCCGCTGCTCTCACAGCTCCCGGCGGTCGGCTCGGTGCTGTTCGACGCCGAGCCCGTCGTCTACTTCCTGCTGGTCGCGACGCCGCTGTCGTGGTACGTCCTGACCCAGACCTCCTTCGGCTACTGGGTCCGTGCGAGCGGCGAGAACCCCAAGGCGCTCGACACGGCGGGGGTCGACGTCCGGCGCGTGCGCTACGCCGCCGTGTTGATCTCCGGCGTGTTCTCGGGGATCGGCGGCGCCGGCCTCTCGCTCGGTCGTGTGGGGAACTTCGTCGGGAGCGGGACGACGATGGTCGACGGCCGAGGGTGGATCGGCATCACCGCGATGCTCTTTGGCAACTACAACCCCTTCGGCGCGTTCGGCGCCTCGCTGCTGTTCGCGGCACTCGACGCGCTCCAGTTCCGGCTCCAGCAGCTGAACTACGCGATCCCCGACTCGCTGATCCAGACGGTCCCCTACGTTACGGTGATCGTCGTGCTCGCGCTGGTCGGACGGACCAGAACGCCCGACGCGGCCGGCGAACACTACGACAGCGACGAGGACTGATCGCCGGCGCCCCCTCTCTCGGCGGGGGCCGGGCTCGTGATAAAGAGTTTTGCACCCGCCCACCCGAGGGTTGGCAAATGAGTACCCACGAGTACGACATCGTCGTCGTCGGTTCCGGCACCTCAGGCTGTT from Halolamina sediminis encodes:
- a CDS encoding ABC transporter permease; this translates as MKAIKRLALLAVSTLAVGVVVLVGQLFPNTPAGELANVLDAGYAASALRLAVPIAFAALGGIFAERSGVINIGLEGLLIVGAFTGVAVAHWTIGEGGVSLGPGVVLLLVIAALLAVAGALLGLLGDSLREIAIRGGGGVLAVAVLAGLTVLLAGPTLAATWIAFYVAVLVSGAFSLLFAVVTIEYRADQVIAGLAVWLIALGAAPFASNVIWGSVNSPGVDTLGTWTVPLLSQLPAVGSVLFDAEPVVYFLLVATPLSWYVLTQTSFGYWVRASGENPKALDTAGVDVRRVRYAAVLISGVFSGIGGAGLSLGRVGNFVGSGTTMVDGRGWIGITAMLFGNYNPFGAFGASLLFAALDALQFRLQQLNYAIPDSLIQTVPYVTVIVVLALVGRTRTPDAAGEHYDSDED